The segment GTGAATGGGCATTTCCCAAGCTGGTTCCCATTTTGGGGAAGTGAAGCTTTCACCTTTTTCAGCCCCATATTTAATATAGCCGATTCCGCAATAAGTTTAGGGGTTATCACTATCATAATATGTCAAAAAGTATTTTTCAAAGAAGAGAAAGTTGTCGAGGATACTATTGAACCAAGCAACGATTCGCCTGAAGTGAGCGTAGAAGAAAACATATAGGAATGTACGATATACGATATATTGCCTTAAATAATAAAAGATAGTGACTCCGTCAGTAGTATTGTGAATCAAATAATCACATCTGTATATCATATATTAATTAGGCGGCAGCAAAACATCGTATGTCGTGCATCGGAAATAATCCTGTGTCAACAAAAATCGTAAATCGTACCTATATAATGACTACCTACGACCCAAAAAACCTTCCCCCTATGCAATTGCAAGCCCTACTGCAAGGAGCTATTGCACCTAGGCCTATATGTTTTGCAAGCACTATAGATGCAGAAGGAAACGCCAATTTAAGTCCGTTTAGTTTCTTTAATATATTTAGCAGTAACCCACCCATTTTAGTTTTTTCTCCGGCTCGCCGAGTTCGTGATAATACCACCAAACATACTTTGGAAAATATTATAGAAGTGACCGAGGTATGCATAAATGTGGTAAACCACGATATGGTATGGCAAACTAGTTTGGCAAGTACCGAGTATGCAAAAGGCGAAGATGAATTTATCAAAGCAGGTTTTACCAAAGAAAAATCAGAACTCATAAAACCTTATCGTGTAAAAGAATCACCGGTGCAAATGGAATGCAAGGTGAACCAGATTTTACCTTTGGGAACCGAAGGCGGTGCGGGCAATCTTATTATATGTGAAGTAATTTTGGTTCATGTAAATGAAACTATATTATATCCCGATACAAGTATAATAGACCCACACAAAATTGATTTGGTATCTCGCATGGGTGGCGACTGGTATTGTAGGGCAAATGGTGATGCTTTGTTCGAGATTGAAAAACCCGTTCGCAACAAAGGAATCGGTGTCGACAAAATTCCAAATGATATCAGAGAAAGTAATATACTTACTGGAAATGACTTGGGCCAACTAGGCAATGTAGAGCACTTACCCAACGAAGACTATATAATAGTTCATGGAAAAATAGCAGAAGGAAAAACGATGATAGAAATTCATACATTGGCCCACCAATTATTACATGAACGAAAAGTAAACGAAGCTTGGGCAGTATTATTATATAGAGAAAAGAAATAAAGATGAAAGTATATAGATTTCACATGTCCATGGTTGGTGTCCCCACCAACCACATACACATATAACATATAACCATTGACAAACACCTTTGCAATACAATTAGAAAACTGCGAAAAAACTTTCGGCCAACAAACCCTGTTCGCTGGTTTAAATTACAGTTTTGAGCAGCCCCAATCCTATGCCCTGCTTGGCCCCAACGGCACAGGCAAATCTACCTTGCTTGGTATATTATACGGCTATATAAGTGCCACCGCAGGTAAAGTATTATGGCAATTAGATAATAAAAATATTGACCGCGAAGAAGTATATAAATATACCTCGTTCACCTCTCCTTATCTGGAATTGCCCGAAGAACTTACCGCTTCCGAAATTTGGGATTTCCACTTTGCCTTAAAACAAACTATTATACCCATTACAAAAAAAGAAGCACTTCAAATTTGCAAACTAGATTCCTCTGCCAATAAGCAAATCAAAAACTTTAGCAGCGGTATGAAAAGCCGCCTCAAATTAGCCTTAGCAGTTTTCTCCAATTCGCATGTATTATTGCTCGACGAGCCCTGCACCAATATGGACAAAGAAGGCATCGCCACCTACCACTATCTACTCGATAATTATTTGCAAAACCGCATGCTTATTATAGCTTCTAATGTGGCAGATGAATATGAGAGATGTGGGAATAAGATAGAAGTGAATACCTGACAGTGAATAGTCCATACAGCAACTAATTCAGTAAATCCCAAAATTGGCGGAAGCGTAATCTGGCGGAAGCAACCTCCACAGACACGGGGGAGGTGTCTGCAGGACGGAGGGAGCGTAATCACGCGTAAGCCCCCATTCGCCAAGGCGAACCTTATCCCATCCGCCCGCGGCGGACCGAATCCCAAATCCTTTAAAAAAACCTTAACATTGCAAAACAACCCAAACAAGTATATTTGCACACGAATTAATTATGATAAAAGTAGGAGTATTCTTTGGAGGCAGCAGCCGCGAACGTGAAGTTTCATTCGCAGGTGGAAGAACCGTGTATGACAACCTAGATAAATCTTTGTTTGAGCCTGTCCCCATTTTTGTTGATAGCTTTAATAATTTTTGCCTACTCGATTGGGAATATGTATACAAAGGCTCGATCAGAGATTTCTACCCACCTGCAAAACAGGTACAAATAGGCAAACACGGTTTTCAGATTTATGCCGATGCATTGCCACTCAATACCAAAGAAGAGCAATACGAATTACTGAAGGAAATAGGCAAACCTATACCTGCCGAAGGCTTAAAAGAACTGATGGACATAGCCTTTTTATGCCTACACGGCAATATGGCCGAAGATGGAACCATACAAGGTCTGCTCGAGTGGCAGGGCATACCCTATACAGGAAGTGGTATCTATCCCTCAGCCGCAGGCATCAACAAAAAAATACAGAAAGAACTACAGCATTTAGCTAAGTCTAATGCCGCAAATGCTTTGTTTGTAGAGCGTGAGCAATGGATCAATGGCGACAGACAATTATACTACACTCAAATAGCCAAAATTATTGGTTTCCCATTTGTGTGCAAACCCGCCACACAGGGTAGTTCCATAGGAGTTTCGGTAGTGGACAAAAAGGGAGGGTTCGAGATGTTTGAAAAAGCAGCAAACAAAGCTTTCTTCATCGAAAACCTTTCACGAGAAGAATGGTTCAATTATTCAGAAGCACAAAAAGAACAATATATACGGAAGTTAATAGACATCAGAGAAGGATTGGGATTACCTGTGCGTATTGATGATAAAGAGTTGCATAGCCCCGAAGAACTGATGCAGTTCCTAAACAGAAAACTAAGGACGGCAGTTCATCTGGAATTGCATGCTATTCAAACCGAGAATACTTTAATTGTAGAACAATTTATTGACGGTAAAGAATTTTCGTGCATTGTAATACAGGATGAGGACGGCAATCCTATGGCCTTGCCCCCAACAGAAATTGTAAAGAAAAAAGAAGTTTTCGATTACCGCTCCAAATACTTGCCAGGCCAAAGCCGTAAGGTTACCCCAATAGATTTGCCCGCTGAAACTATAGAGGAGATTCGTACGCAATGTTGCGAAATGTTTAGTTTATTGCGTTGCCAAGTGTATGCACGTATCGATGGTTTTATAACACCCAAGGGCAAACTATATCTGAACGACCCTAATACCACTAGCGGAATGATGCCCTCATCTTTCTTTTTCCACCAAGCTGCAGAGATAGGGCTTAACCCCTCGCAGTTCTTGACTTATATAATAAGAACATCGCTGCAACAAAGGATATTGAGTTGGGGCCATGTGGGCAATATACCTTCACTTATCAAAAAATTAGATCAAAGAATAGAGCAAAACCAATTACACCAAGCCGAAAAAATAAAAGTGGCTGTGGTAATGGGAGGCTATAGCAGCGAAAGGCATATATCGGTAGAAAGCGGTAGAAATATTTATGAAAAACTATCCAGCAGTACCAAATATCTGCCCGTCCCTTTGTTTCTAACTGGCAACGACAAAAAGCATTCATTATATATACTGCCAGTTAATATGATGCTGAAAGATAATGCTGATGATATCCGAGATAAAATTGGCAACGATAAGGAAAACACTGTACTCAAAAAAATACGCAAAGAGTGCGAACAAATCACACTTAAATATACTGGCAACCAATTATTGAGCAAATGCATAAAGATAAATAATAAAGATTTGCCAGCTATGGTTTCGTTTGTGTTTATTGCTTTGCACGGCCGCCCAGGAGAGGATGGTGCATTGCAACTGGAACTGGACAAATTGGGCTTACCCTATAATGGTTCAGGGGTGGAAAGTTCTCGTGTTACCATCAATAAATTCGAGACCAATAATATATTGCGTGAAAGTGGTTTCCGCATGGCCGATAGTTTCTTGATTGAGAAAAAAGAATGGTTCCAAAACCAAAACGTAACGCTAAAACTAGCGAAAGCCCGCATCGGTTTTCCCTTGATTGCTAAGCCACAAGACGATGGCTGTAGCTCGGCAGTAAAAAAACTCAACAATGAGAATGAGCTCACAGCATTTGTCAATCTCATGTTCAGAGAGCATCCTGAAATAACAGAAGAGCAAGCAAACTCCCTAAAGTTAAAACCCAAAGAAGAGTTCCCACAAAAAGAGGTGGTATTATTGGAAACATTAATCAACAAAGGGAATGCAAAACATTTCCTTGAAATAACAGGAGGGCTTTTAACACATTATGATAAAGACCGCAAATTAAAATATGAAATGTTTGAGCCCAGCGAAGCATTGGCTGGCGAGGCAATTCTTAGTTTGGAAGAAAAGTTTTTGGCTGGCGAAGGGCAAAACATCACCCCACCGCGTTTTGCAAAAAACAAACATGACCAAAAAGCTATTTCCAAAACGGTAAAAGCGGAACTGA is part of the Bacteroidota bacterium genome and harbors:
- a CDS encoding ATP-binding cassette domain-containing protein; translated protein: MTNTFAIQLENCEKTFGQQTLFAGLNYSFEQPQSYALLGPNGTGKSTLLGILYGYISATAGKVLWQLDNKNIDREEVYKYTSFTSPYLELPEELTASEIWDFHFALKQTIIPITKKEALQICKLDSSANKQIKNFSSGMKSRLKLALAVFSNSHVLLLDEPCTNMDKEGIATYHYLLDNYLQNRMLIIASNVADEYERCGNKIEVNT
- a CDS encoding flavin reductase family protein gives rise to the protein MTTYDPKNLPPMQLQALLQGAIAPRPICFASTIDAEGNANLSPFSFFNIFSSNPPILVFSPARRVRDNTTKHTLENIIEVTEVCINVVNHDMVWQTSLASTEYAKGEDEFIKAGFTKEKSELIKPYRVKESPVQMECKVNQILPLGTEGGAGNLIICEVILVHVNETILYPDTSIIDPHKIDLVSRMGGDWYCRANGDALFEIEKPVRNKGIGVDKIPNDIRESNILTGNDLGQLGNVEHLPNEDYIIVHGKIAEGKTMIEIHTLAHQLLHERKVNEAWAVLLYREKK
- a CDS encoding D-alanine--D-alanine ligase, with the protein product MIKVGVFFGGSSREREVSFAGGRTVYDNLDKSLFEPVPIFVDSFNNFCLLDWEYVYKGSIRDFYPPAKQVQIGKHGFQIYADALPLNTKEEQYELLKEIGKPIPAEGLKELMDIAFLCLHGNMAEDGTIQGLLEWQGIPYTGSGIYPSAAGINKKIQKELQHLAKSNAANALFVEREQWINGDRQLYYTQIAKIIGFPFVCKPATQGSSIGVSVVDKKGGFEMFEKAANKAFFIENLSREEWFNYSEAQKEQYIRKLIDIREGLGLPVRIDDKELHSPEELMQFLNRKLRTAVHLELHAIQTENTLIVEQFIDGKEFSCIVIQDEDGNPMALPPTEIVKKKEVFDYRSKYLPGQSRKVTPIDLPAETIEEIRTQCCEMFSLLRCQVYARIDGFITPKGKLYLNDPNTTSGMMPSSFFFHQAAEIGLNPSQFLTYIIRTSLQQRILSWGHVGNIPSLIKKLDQRIEQNQLHQAEKIKVAVVMGGYSSERHISVESGRNIYEKLSSSTKYLPVPLFLTGNDKKHSLYILPVNMMLKDNADDIRDKIGNDKENTVLKKIRKECEQITLKYTGNQLLSKCIKINNKDLPAMVSFVFIALHGRPGEDGALQLELDKLGLPYNGSGVESSRVTINKFETNNILRESGFRMADSFLIEKKEWFQNQNVTLKLAKARIGFPLIAKPQDDGCSSAVKKLNNENELTAFVNLMFREHPEITEEQANSLKLKPKEEFPQKEVVLLETLINKGNAKHFLEITGGLLTHYDKDRKLKYEMFEPSEALAGEAILSLEEKFLAGEGQNITPPRFAKNKHDQKAISKTVKAELKRAAKLLKVEGYARIDAFVKIHNNNEVEVNIIEINSLPGMTPATAIFHQCALSGYKPYDFIDKIIEFGMERLEKKNQNL